A segment of the Cololabis saira isolate AMF1-May2022 chromosome 3, fColSai1.1, whole genome shotgun sequence genome:
tttgatgtctcaaagacttaccatgtgtattattttgaagcccattgcaataaaagtttcttaacaacataaatgttttatgacaaataataaagaacacatgaattaaaaaatatttgtattttatatattgatattaacaatcagaagcttatcatataaattgcgtcagctctcattgtgtcagaaaaaataaaactctttctaaaccttcttgcttgtgttgttttctcagatgtaaatcactttggataaaagcgtctgctaaatgacagaagtcgtagtaaaccagtgatgaaaagaatgttgtatgcattttgttctaattactttcgttggtaaatgaaatacttactgtaactgcgagaaggaactatgtaatttgttcagactccactgcagcccttcagagtttgacttcaaataaaacaataagagaagacctagtgttggaaatattaatggtatTGTGGAGGTTATacagaactggaattactgtgcagttttgttgggttcctgcccacatgggtgttgatggcaatgagaaagcagacaatattgctaaaagagcattgaaattgagtagtgaggtaattatggaaattccttttggtaaaggtgaagcaaaatcatgaattagaaagacagtgagggattcatggcagaaggtgtgggacaacggtgtaaaagggagacatttttataacatacagaagtcaattaacgtgaaggttttcaaaggaaagtgtaggagagaggaagtcatcatttctagattaagattaggtcatactagtttaaaatcaactctgtatttaatgtcaaagtccgtgtgtgataaatgtgatgagtgtgatgtccaggggtgcagatccgatgtcaggattgggggggacaccaacgtgattttaattttaaattttttgccaatatgcaactcataccatgccataaattggtaaaggctcgccaaaaaatactgcacagggaatcatttattgtgcttacctttcttgtttatttgtcctaaacagctaacagtgtgtgtcaccgcttacttaactgttatattcgtcaatcataattttaagggttttgggcatgtagtgtctactcatctcaaattcttctcaccatcttccttttatcctatggggctactttatgcacgatcaatttatatatggatgaaatatggagccctaaacaagttgtttaaactaactgatcatgttaaaaaaaggacccattgcTAAGAGCACAATAAACACAGCACAAGTTGACCCAACatcatatttatttacataaatgtccatgtttgtTTTCCATCTGTCATTTTCCAGGACTCCCTGGAAGAAGATATCCTGTATCTTAATAGGCTAACTCttcttggccgggtttcccagatccgacctctcttaaggacttaagagaggttcaaagaaggtttcacttaagagagaaccctaagatacgggtgtttcccagatgacttcttaacgccgtcctttagtttctctctttcagaagctctttggatgagctgtccggttctgaaaccaaattaatcgatgccaggcaaatcgatcaccgatcactatcagcgcattttcacacgcagcactgctgcctaacgcactaattccctgctgcctgtgcgttataatgaaaaattaagatgataaatataattcaatgaccctttttcatccaaacggtgcgttactccgttatttctggctacagtgaggctttttttccccacacgcagagaccgggaggaaacgtggtgggcgtgtgtgtgcgttcaaaaacatgagccaagagaaggcgagtttcgcaaatcgcaacgtggaattacagcaatccctggtttttcgcaggggttgtgttccaaaaagaacccgtgataagtgaaattctttttacaattatagagggcttcaaattgcagagatcagcaccgcctcgcacgtattccactgctcttctgagctgctgcatcccgactctgcagcgtctttttatcctaaaccccgcggtgcaggtgtgttttttcaatagaagaaaatagttatgggtcgttgtcttcactcttttttcttctgggcaaaaagattcttataaaccaacATGCTACCATTGGTtattatatttgagaactgtaatgaacgattcatcaaaggctcctgttcttcagctgctgctgaagctcattggccgtttctcagcttgttgctaagcaaccaacgttattgatacaggaagtgaagaagcggggagactgtttagaatgcagaacatgatgcacaatgtaaatccatacagtacctgctgaaatgaaggctagaggggcatgaaatgggagcatttaaaataatgtttttatttaaagtaactaaaaagttacttttcatagtaacgcattactttttagtctaagtagctgagttactttttaatgaagtaactagtaacggtaactagttactatttttcagtaactagcacaacactggtggagccgcagcgctgctcctcaatgcactaactccctgtcatcacatacaggtgctcgggctcgggctcgggctcgggcaggaggatcggtgtcacggctgcctggacagcctgatccgacagcacgtccaggggactgaagtgctgacgcaccaatgcgttcatataaacagttctgcttcgcgcggttgatttgcagcgagaacatgctgtagagcagccaaattatcaaatacatgatattcatgatgatcgttttatttgtgcgtaatgcataaagcatatacaggaacacacttgttattccttatttttctttttttccccccctttgctgtcaccaatgaatgctaaacaatataaatctaaagtatgaaatagatcaaaatttgtgcggggtgcattgttttaatatctcattgcttggtgtgatattgatttgcctgacgcggctggatctgtgagtctttgttcactaagatggttgtaaagactgggtcagcagcatctttcatttccttcttaatgaaagagattcttaagctaagagcaactctgggaaacgcgattttctttcacaggctccttaagaaggtttgaaagaagtctttcgctgttaagaactacttaactgatctgggaaaccgggccaatattgctaaaagagcattgaaattgagtagtgaggtaattatggaaattccttttggtaaaggtgaagcaaaatcatgaattagaaaggcagtgagggattcatggcagaaggtgtgggacaacggtgtaaaagagagacatttttataacatacagaagtcaattaacgtgagggttttcaaaggaaagtgtaggagagaggaagtcatcatttctagattaagattaggtcatactagtttaaaatcaactctgtatttaatgtcaaagtccgtgtgtgataaatgtgatgagtgtgatgtcacagagaatgtagagcatgtgattcttaaatgtggcaagtatgaggtagaaaggaacgctttaagagacaggatgtacgagctgggacgggaatggagtttagtaggttattagggaggagtgaggtgatgagggattgttataaggaaatccttgtctttcttaaagatgcagggatagataataagatttaaatgtgattatcttattttatttaggtatttccttttttcctccctttaagttagactgtaacctggtgtaataatgatcctgatgttacacactccggtacagcaggtggcggtagaacctaataacgttggttctgatccgccattaaacctagagaagaagaaggagaggacggttctgttgtttcctttctttttcctcttcaacaatgtctaaggtgaatcatctgagagagtttatcggtcagcgactaacagcagctgctgtagaaatattgtcagtgtttgaaaaaagcatcttggagtatgaagaagagctcgaccgtcagcgcagactgttggacctcgcctggaaacctgaaatcagactccacagagtcggtacgtaaccctggaaagttgaatgaatgaacacatgagtatgactcctacaagatccctttgtttccagttaaaagccgtggtgatgaagcaaaccaactaaatgggaaactccccagctcaagcagctgctgatgtgggattcggaaacatcccgaactaacttgttgttctgtttacttggtgctgcctttcatggtccattcacactctggaccagactcatatttcacactttacacttaatcctttattctgtagaaaagatgcagatcaccgtttttttagatttatttattcaacacagtataaaaaacagaacaagtaacatacaaatgtaaaagagagattggtaatgtgctaggctgaggcaaaaagcccaaggggcttatacgaggcctctacctgtaaaatacagcaaaatattgtacacaaatataaaatatgcagaatacatgattaCAGTCtaaagacaaagcaaataaacagcagcataaatagaatacatggtatctacatgactaaagaaaaaaataacaaatctagaaatatcattaggtaatctgatcaattaaatgtgtcctgagtttacgtttaaaatgattgaatgaagtagaggtagacgagattgctgtaggtgttccataactgtatctgatggagaactgacacaaaccagtacggaacttcaggagatttaaatgattagcctgtcttgtattaaaatggtgcatatcactgttgaactgaaaacaatctttacatggcaaagaaaatgaaagtggaaggaacaatactttgaaaacaaaattgcaggtttgatatgtatttaaTCCATCGTAGGAACAAAGGGTACTGGAAATTTAACGCAAGTTTATTGAAATGCCAGGCCTTTCATGATGGAATTGAAATCATAATCTCAGATGTAAAGTGTGATGAATCAATAATATCTTATGTTGCTAAATGGGAATTCTTAAAATTTAAAATTCTAGAATTTGCTATTAGTTTTGGAAAATCACGTAACAGAAGTAACAAATTATCAGACATTATTAAAGAAGTAAACTACTATTGCAATAACATTTTACAGACTGATGAGGataaacaaaaattacaaatttAGCAAATTAAGCTTGATGAAATCTATCTCAGGAGAGCTGAAGGTGCTTATATAAGATCAAGAGCAAAATGGatagaggaaggagaaaaaagcacATCATACTTTTGTCGATTAGAAAAAAGAAGACGGGAAAGAAATTCAATCAAAACACTGGTGATTAAAGATCAAACTGTCACAGATCCAGCTGTGATTGCCAGAGAAATAGTTTCCTTCTACAGTAAGTTTTATTCCTCATCTTTCTCTAGAGATGATTCTGACAACTTTTTTAACTTTAACAAAGATATTATTCCAACTATAGAAAAAGAGTTTGCAGATTTACGTGATGCTGATATTTCTTCTGTTGAACTTGACCAGTTAACAGTTTGTCTTTGGACAAATCCCCAGGGAGTGatggtcttactgcaaatttgtATAAACATTTCTGGGATTTATTAAAGGAACCATTCTCTCTTATGTTAAAAGAAGCAACTAATAATATCACATTTCCCTCTAGTATGAAACAAGGAATAATAACTGTGATTCCAAAACCGGGTAAAAAACCCAAGAGTGTTAGAAAATCTTAGACCGATCACCTTATTGAACAATGATTACAAAATTGTAACCCTCATTTATGATAACAGATTAAAAAAGCATTTGCACAAAATCACAAGTGACTCCCAATCTGGCTTCATGAGGGGTAGATCCATTCACAACAATATTCGCTTAATCCTCGATCTTCTAGACTATAATAATTTAATAGAAGATgatgattttattttgatttttataAAGCGTTTGATTCGATTGAGCACCCATTCATTTTTCAGTGTTTAAAATTAATTGGATTTGGTGATAAATTCATAAATATCTTTGAATCCCTTCATCAAAGTTCAAATAGCTGTATATCTTTACCAGAAGACACATCACCTCGATTTACAATTAAACGAGGAGTAAAACAAGGCTGTCctatttctccatttttcttcaTAATAGCTACAGAAATGCTCTCTATCCTTATCAAAAATTCCAATATTGCACCTTTAGAGGTACTTGGAATACATGTAATCATTAGCCAGTTAGCAGATGACACTACTATCTTCATGAAACAATTATCTGAAGTCTCAAAAATATTGCATAATATTGCTATTTTCTCCAAAGCCTCAGGGCTGAAATTAAATTTGAACAAATGTGAGTTCATGCCAATTCACCATAGTCACTTATCAGAGGCATACAACATCCCTATAAAATCTGTTGTCAAATATCTTGGCATTTCCATCTCTAAAGATTCAGCAGAacgtgaaaataaaaatgtctggaGGGTAATTAATGAATGCCAAACCAAACTTAACTCCTGGTTATTAAGAGACATCAGTTTATTAGGTCGTATCTTCTTAACCAAAATGGAAAGTCTCTCCAGATGTATTTATCCAGCAAACTCGTTGtctattcccaataacgtaatcaaAAAGATTAATCAGGTTAACTCTGATTTATATctggagaaagaaaaataacattagGAAAACTGAACTGACCAAAGAATTCAAAGATGGAGGCCTGCAAGCTACAGATTATGATTTCATTAATGGAAACCTAAAAAAGGAACTGGTTGAAATCTTTTCTACACAATAAGAGCTTTTGGTATCATTTTTAATAAACTGGGAGGCATTGAACTGTTACTAAGATGCGACTTTACCGTTCAAATTTCATGCTTTAGACTTAATCGTTTATtttgtagaaaagatgcaggtcacagtggctccgtgtaagatgtgagatgacactggcaaaaaacgcAATCGTTGGAGGATGCTCATGTAGGAgttcatatgcaggacttgtagTTAGATCATTATTTATGACgcggaagaagccatttctacaacaactttattcttcaactgtctcaaaaccaacgcagtaacacaagagtacagtcacagtgccgcctaatggtcacacagagtaatgcacttgttttcaaatatactacatagatgaaggggaagaccgaaggttcaggacaaactttaaacctcacaaatacaatcaacactgggaagcacttttgacttgttataatcctatctttttgcacctttttgtaattccagaactcccacaagaaaatgtttgtaaggtggaggaggacggggttttcagtgaccagcacctggataacctggagaggatctgcagcccggaccaggaggaaccagggcatccacagactacagaactggaggaagactccagcggtcaggagatgaagcacgaggacgtagaggtggatgtctcattggtcaatgtcgctgatgtgaaagttgaaaatggtgaaccaggaccaaactgtggccagatgcttttgcacacttctcctgaagctcaaaacaaagatgaggaaggaactgaaagtttacgctcagactccagtaaaactgcagatccggagccaatgagacgacacggtgaccatgaagatgctgctgtcccgtcagacagcaactgtaaatcaaagctgaccaggacccacacggggaagaaggcgttttcttgcagcacttgcaggaaagatttcagtaaaagttgtaatttaatggatcacatgaagatccacactggcgaaaggccataCCTGTGCAACATCTGCGGCAACGCCTTTATTAATTTATCatatcttaaaagccacataaccacgcacacgggcgagaagccctacatctgcaaaacatgtggaaagagttacaAGCAACATTCccacctggtgattcactccaggacccacactggcgaaaggccatacctgtgcaacacgtgcggaaaaacctttactaatttACCGGTTCTTAACCGCCACATagccacgcacacgggcgagaagccctacatctgcaaaacatgtggaaagagttacaAGCAACGTTCCagcctggtgattcactcgaggacccacaccggcgaaaagccgtacctgtgcaacacctgtggaAAAGCCTTTACTAGTTTATcggatcttaaacgccacatagccacgcacacgggcgagaagccctacatctgcaaaacatgtggaaaaagttacaggctacgttccaccctggtgattcactcaaggatccacaccggtgaaaggccgtacctgtgcaacacctgcaacaaaacctttactagatcatcacatcttaaaagccacataaccacgcacacgggcgagaagccatatttgtgcaagacgtgcaacaaaggttttaggcgcagaattgatttgctgagtcacatgaaaaatcacccggaggagaagtctggtgattcgtgacaaatgaagctcatgttgtcgtcctccgggggcagctgtccactcctgtctgacccacagaagaagaacccgcagaagtccaaccaccacctcctgtggcttatgagcctaatcccctccccacaagggttgcagcttcaacccggatttatgcttctccgtcaacttgacgcagagggaacgatgtggtggtgtactttttttttttaaatctgcattgagtttgtttgaatccctgttccttcttaaaatcgtattatttgttgctgttggtaacttgtcgtctccacggtgcaaataaagagctgttagtatgtgctgaaggttctttaaacgtgacagtttatttcgttcatctacaaagc
Coding sequences within it:
- the LOC133440455 gene encoding zinc finger protein 569-like; amino-acid sequence: HTGKKVFSCSTCRKEFSRSSILMDHMKIHTGERPYLCNTCGKTFTKSSTLKRHITTHTGEKPYICKTCGKSYTESSNLVIHSRTHTGEKPFVCNTCSKTFTKSSNLKSHIYTHTGEKPYICKTCGKSYRLRCHLVVHSRTHTGERPYLCNTCGKTFTESSTLKRHITTHTGEKPYICKTCGKSYKQHSHLVIHSRTHTGERPYLCNTCGKTFTNLPVLNRHIATHTGEKPYICKTCGKSYKQRSSLVIHSRTHTGEKPYLCNTCGKAFTSLSDLKRHIATHTGEKPYICKTCGKSYRLRSTLVIHSRIHTGERPYLCNTCNKTFTRSSHLKSHITTHTGEKPYLCKTCNKGFRRRIDLLSHMKNHPEEKSGDS